One window from the genome of Synergistetes bacterium HGW-Synergistetes-1 encodes:
- a CDS encoding cytidine deaminase produces MKYPEERGFDAKSLLNEAKRAGSYAYVPYSSFPVGAAILFEDGSVVSGCNVENGSLGLSICAERNAMTTAVGEGRLKPVAIAVAGGIEGKICPPCGACRQFLSEFNSDMSVVLEEDGRPVIYRLSDLLPLQFKFSGKGETKNDK; encoded by the coding sequence ATGAAATATCCTGAAGAGAGAGGCTTTGACGCAAAGTCCCTTTTGAATGAAGCAAAGAGGGCAGGGAGCTATGCATATGTGCCTTACTCCTCTTTTCCTGTAGGGGCAGCTATACTCTTTGAAGATGGAAGCGTAGTATCCGGATGCAACGTTGAAAACGGCAGTTTAGGGCTGTCAATATGCGCGGAGAGAAACGCGATGACGACCGCAGTAGGGGAAGGCCGTCTCAAGCCTGTAGCGATCGCTGTTGCTGGCGGTATTGAAGGAAAGATCTGTCCCCCTTGCGGAGCTTGCAGACAGTTTCTTTCGGAGTTCAACAGCGATATGTCTGTCGTGCTTGAAGAGGATGGAAGACCGGTGATCTACAGGCTTAGCGATCTGCTTCCGCTGCAGTTTAAGTTCTCCGGGAAAGGAGAGACTAAAAATGATAAATAA
- a CDS encoding GTPase Era — protein sequence MINNNIKNEDQEYRCGFVALLGRPNVGKSSIINTLLKEKVAAVSSKPQTTRNAIRCILTTGKEQIIFVDTPGIHKPKHVLGDFMVKEASKTLSQVDLICFVVEAGDRMIGEKEELILEFLSNCSVPIVLAVNKIDKFSDQEVFWKTVEMYETRITPAAVIPLSAKKGTNMDVFIETLSGMLPMQPPIYPADMLMDATERFLAAEVIREKILNFTDQEVPHGTAVVVEEFKSPEEYPELKTCEIRATIIVDREGQKAIIIGRSGAKLKTIGMAARKELEEKFGYPIYLQLWVKVKPGWRKSQEELRRLGYSF from the coding sequence ATGATAAATAATAATATTAAAAATGAAGATCAGGAGTACAGATGCGGTTTCGTTGCGCTTCTTGGACGTCCTAACGTTGGCAAATCTTCAATAATCAATACCCTCTTGAAGGAAAAGGTCGCAGCTGTCTCATCCAAACCTCAGACGACGAGGAATGCGATACGATGCATATTGACCACGGGGAAGGAACAGATCATATTTGTTGACACTCCAGGAATACATAAACCTAAGCATGTGCTTGGGGACTTTATGGTGAAAGAAGCGTCTAAAACCCTTTCACAGGTCGATCTGATCTGCTTTGTAGTTGAAGCGGGGGACCGTATGATCGGAGAAAAAGAAGAACTTATATTGGAATTCCTTTCCAATTGCAGCGTCCCGATAGTTTTGGCCGTAAATAAGATCGACAAGTTTTCTGACCAGGAAGTTTTCTGGAAGACTGTGGAAATGTACGAGACGAGGATCACTCCTGCCGCTGTAATCCCGCTTTCTGCAAAAAAAGGAACAAACATGGATGTGTTTATCGAGACTTTAAGCGGAATGCTTCCTATGCAGCCTCCAATATATCCCGCGGATATGCTCATGGATGCAACTGAACGATTCCTGGCTGCTGAGGTGATAAGGGAAAAAATATTGAATTTTACCGATCAGGAAGTTCCCCATGGAACTGCCGTTGTGGTAGAGGAGTTCAAAAGCCCTGAAGAGTACCCGGAGCTTAAAACCTGTGAGATCAGAGCTACGATAATAGTTGACCGTGAAGGGCAGAAGGCGATAATAATCGGAAGGTCCGGAGCAAAGCTTAAAACGATAGGAATGGCTGCAAGGAAAGAACTTGAAGAGAAATTTGGTTATCCGATATATCTCCAGCTTTGGGTAAAGGTCAAGCCGGGTTGGAGAAAGTCACAGGAAGAACTGCGACGGCTGGGGTATAGTTTTTGA